In one Natator depressus isolate rNatDep1 chromosome 26, rNatDep2.hap1, whole genome shotgun sequence genomic region, the following are encoded:
- the GOLGA7 gene encoding golgin subfamily A member 7 gives MRPQQAPVSGKVFVQRDYGSGTRCQFQTKFPLELENRIDRQQFEETVQTLNNLYAEAEKLGGQSYLEGCLACLTAYTIFLCMETHYEKVLKKIAKFIQEQNEKIYAPQGLLLTDPIERGLRVIEITIYEDRGLSSGR, from the exons ATGCGGCCGCAGCAGGCACCTGTTTCCGGTAAAGTCTTTGTCCAGCGAGACTACGGTAGCGGCACCAGGTGCCAGTTCCAGACCAAGTTCCCCCTGGAGCTGGAAAACAGG ATCGATAGGCAGCAGTTTGAAGAGACGGTTCAAACTCTAAATAACCTTTATGCAGAAGCTGAGAAGCTTGGGGGCCAATCTTATCTTGAAGGATGTCTGGCCTGTCTGACTGCCTACACTATCTTTTTGTGTATGGAGACACATTATGAAAAG GTTCTTAAGAAAATTGCCAAATTCATTCAGGAACAGAATGAGAAGATCTACGCACCCCAAGGCCTCCTCCTGACGGACCCCATCGAGAGAGGACTAAGAGTT ATTGAAATTACCATTTACGAAGACAGAGGACTGAGCAGTGGAAGATAA